The following are encoded in a window of Alosa sapidissima isolate fAloSap1 chromosome 10, fAloSap1.pri, whole genome shotgun sequence genomic DNA:
- the ice1 gene encoding little elongation complex subunit 1 isoform X2: protein MMPGETQARTAGVAPDGTAGTCQNCAVLNETLHEYMTSFLALKQKIIETDKVLNEFKDKCDELQKTQRENADLHSHLDELLLNVAPFDSLHKEDVYMQEELQRTKGFLKQCQDGPADLRNRDPEAQTLKDRIIFQLKILQDSNLKQSAVVTSLQNENESLENKLQQTQEKLQKLEKEINKEKKSSGTQTERKELCSTVVQTETAERSSTAVQTNPTHTASVLVQTDPTEESMMDLRKIRELVTGLWQCMLPQSLSEMPPQLVSPAGVPVPKERLHMSPVPLSPANVPRTPVRTPARPAVRTPARPAAPCGKAPLPAEEVLDLFRWLPPLLSPIPSPVLQRSNVEEDLQLSDEEDEEELQTFKQEDVKEAAFLANGLKTNGQLRSPESPPEVKFHQTSLSDTHGQTTDRKSEAVCLRMSVNGKSRRTAAPVPASLGSPGEREGHGEEMASVDDVMESEVVRDVVIPSAEACGDGTADMEWDPTSVDGLEGVHTDPAVGSGTEPYHSSGFGVTNGVGLLETKEDNTELKDSPLRNGPATLKPVDDSEMIVCNVELHEEQISFIQPPLTDFASTPKPQVKDQIVRISKKCTGEALGSESLNGIQNARDLNQNEVQNTASSGVGQNGQCPNHHGPVNSRIRREQKQNSSSHTPDVGNTALRDECQNGQHQTSTDVRSNADLSKGTCGARRGKPSVDVCGDIESSEDYRTPQRKVRVAHSRRESQQPAESINGTSVEGGSKEKPSKDLTCGTDTQTPSSPVARGGVHVWCVDEDVDLATNKNTERSRVSRGDTTTNSIDAPPALQSQEDPQPEVEEQMQEHPQRTQENSNGHMQEEDARVPDVQSPDRPVITNGTATLKHSADGVVHTNGFGGSHCASEDEGSYTRVKGLLESLQPVSTASLISPRESVRNIRSMMGPPLRPLLPPLMSTPPKPGRLDPCGLAASPDGSEGAAAMPSANLALRNGPQKISFSPATTTATATPTTPSPCKSVHSSPLQFGSATPKHAVPVPCRHPAPLNPASPATPAQAQENSMQMLDSMYPELSAQARTLNILRGNVCNLVRPGPAPAPEPSTPPQAPGSHAASGFNSVTTAFTKTQQAGKRSGTNVLLPKSAKKLRLGNSPVTVSARPPSDLAIEPLPTDRESKEPQTPNGLHVVKNERIAPLDNAGSSKECVISQALAKLGSSCFDLLVVVKSHVFVLQRISSVPILRDEEKELVSDFCTTHKSLTEDFLSAILAQLKAERTTLGGDHLQSLCRVYTALCRQNKDRLKANTLAYSLLKEDFPDAAKHLLFMVTTWPSLLTRESTLCRAIHSVARIRAQGDILSCLNAYLHWDSNPPCDIPQLINSTLMALRTGENMQFQPHSRHGDDLCPTSWEYIFTLDLLCAHQKWKWTHDNIIRNDLWPIMNAWVTQPRTPKGPIQDVTVAAVLRLIGRLGQQGIKEKYSAAVRKMASVINMLGKQGQAEGVLWEVQLAAAYAIYDLSPSNPKEALAALAEWRGEATGPVPPGITSCLTQISSLSRKVSS, encoded by the exons ATGATGCCCGGAGAGACTCAGGCGAGAACCGCAGGAGTTGCTCCAGACGGAACGGCTGGAACTTGTCAAAACTGCGCTGTGTTGAATGAG ACACTGCACGAATACATGACATCGTTTTTGGCACTAAAGCAGAAGATCATCGAAACAGA TAAAGTATTGAACGAGTTCAAAGACAAATGCGATG AGCTTCAGAAAACGCAGAG GGAAAATGCTGACCTCCACAGTCACCTAGATGAGTTGCTCCTGAACGTGGCtccttttgatagcctacacaAGGAAGATGTGTATATGCAAGAGGAACTGCAGAGGACAAAG GGTTTTCTGAAGCAATGCCAAGATGGACCAGCAGACCTGAGGAACAGGGACCCTGAGGCCCAGACTTT gaAGGACAGAATTATTTTTCAACTCAAAATTCTACAAG acTCAAATCTCAAGCAGAGTGCTGTTGTCACCTCGCtccaaaatgaaaatgaatcctTGGAGAATAAACTGCAGCAAACACAA GAAAAGCTGCAAAAACTggaaaaagaaataaacaaag AAAAGAAGAGCTCTGGAACACAAACCGAAAGGAAAG AGCTATGCAGCACAGTGGTGCAGACAGAGACCGCAGAGAGGAGCAGCACAGCCGTGCAGACAAACCCCACACACACGGCCAGTGTGCTGGTGCAGACCGACCCTACGGAGGAGAGCATGATGGATCTAC GCAAAATAAGGGAGCTGGTGACCGGCCTTTGGCAGTGTATGCTGCCCCAATCACTGTCCGAAATGCCTCCCCAGCTAG TTAGTCCGGCTGGGGTTCCAGTGCCTAAGGAACGTCTTCACATGTCACCTGTACCTCTGTCTCCTGCCAATGTGCCAAGAACCCCTGTCCGAACTCCTGCCAGGCCAGCTGTCCGAACCCCTGCCAGGCCAGCTGCCCCCTGTGGGAAAGCCCCTTTGCCAGCGGAGGAGGTTTTGGACTTGTTCAGATGGCTGCCCCCTCTGCTCTCACCTATTCCCAGCCCTGTCCTTCAGAGG AGTAACGTGGAGGAAGACTTGCAGTTATCagacgaggaggacgaggaagagCTCCAGACATTCAAGCAGGAAGACGTGAAGGAGGCCGCATTCCTCGCGAACGGCCTCAAGACGAACGGTCAGCTCCGCTCTCCTGAGTCCCCGCCTGAGGTCAAGTTCCATCAGACCTCCCTCTCCGACACACACGGACAAACCACAGACCGGAAAAGCGAGGCTGTCTGTCTCCGCATGTCCGTTAACGGAAAGAGCAGAAGGACTGCGGCTCCTGTGCCGGCGAGCCTTGGGTCCCCTGGTGAGCGAGAAGGACATGGGGAAGAGATGGCGAGCGTTGATGATGTCATGGAGTCTGAGGTGGTCAGGGATGTGGTGATTCCTTCAGCGGAGGCGTGTGGTGATGGCACTGCTGATATGGAGTGGGACCCCACTTCAGTGGACGGCCTGGAAGGTGTTCACACTGACCCTGCTGTTGGGTCCGGCACAGAACCATATCACAGCTCTGGGTTTGGAGTTACAAATGGGGTCGGACTCTTGGAGACCAAAGAGGATAACACTGAACTCAAAGACAGTCCTCTGAGAAATGGCCCTGCTACTCTTAAGCCTGTAGACGACTCAGAGATGATTGTGTGCAATGTTGAGCTGCATGAGGAGCAAATATCATTTATACAACCTCCTTTGACGGACTTTGCCTCAACTCCGAAACCTCAAGTCAAAGATCAAATTGTGAGAATTAGTAAGAAATGCACTGGTGAGGCTCTGGGGTCAGAGTCATTGAATGGAATACAGAACGCCCGTGATCTGAACCAGAATGAGGTCCAGAACACTGCGTCCTCTGGAGTGGGACAGAATGGACAATGTCCGAATCATCATGGCCCAGTGAATTCTAGAATCAGAAGAGAACAGAAGCAGAATTCCTCCAGTCACACTCCTGATGTGGGGAATACAGCTTTGAGAGACGAGTGTCAGAATGGACAACATCAGACGTCTACTGATGTGAGAAGCAACGCAGACCTGTCTAAGGGCACGTGTGGAGCTCGCAGGGGGAAACCCtcggtggatgtgtgtggggaCATCGAATCCTCCGAGGATTACCGCACTCCGCAGCGCAAGGTCCGCGTAGCCCACTCCCGGCGGGAGAGCCAGCAGCCCGCTGAAAGCATTAACGGCACCTCGGTGGAGGGGGGGTCGAAAGAGAAACCCTCAAAGGATCTCACATGTGGTACAGATACTCAAACTCCAAGCAGTCCAGTGGCGCGGGGTGGTGTGCATGTCTGGTGTGTTGATGAAGACGTTGACCTTGCGACTAACAAAAACACCGAACGGTCACGTGTGAGCCGTGGAGATACAACAACAAATAGCATTGATGCTCCTCCAGCGCTGCAGAGTCAAGAAGACCCACAGCCTGAGGTGGAAGAGCAGATGCAGGAGCATCCACAGCGTACACAAGAGAACTCCAATGGACACATGCAAGAGGAGGACGCACGTGTGCCCGATGTTCAATCTCCAGACAGGCCGGTCATCACCAATGGCACAGCCACACTCAAGCATTCAGCTGATGGAGTAGTCCATACAAATGGCTTTGGAGGCTCACATTGTGCATCAGAGGACGAGGGCAGCTACACCAGGGTCAAAGGCCTGCTGGAATCTCTTCAGCCTGTCTCTACAGCGTCCTTAATCTCTCCTAGGGAGTCGGTCCGAAACATTCGCTCGATGATGGGCCCCCCTCTCCGCCCTCTGCTTCCTCCTCTGATGTCCACCCCTCCCAAGCCCGGTAGACTGGACCCGTGTGGACTCGCAGCGTCACCAGATGGCTCTGAGGGGGCTGCGGCGATGCCCTCCGCTAACTTGGCACTCCGGAACGGCCCGCAGAAGATCTCCTTCTcccccgccaccaccaccgctaCCGCCACCCCGACAACCCCGTCCCCCTGCAAAAGCGTCCACTCCTCCCCGCTGCAGTTCGGCTCGGCCACGCCCAAACACGCCGTGCCGGTCCCCTGCAGGCACCCGGCGCCGCTGAACCCCGCGTCTCCCGCCACGCCCGCCCAGGCCCAGGAGAACTCCATGCAGATGCTGGACTCCATGTACCCGGAGCTGTCGGCTCAGGCGCGGACGCTCAACATCCTGCGCGGGAACGTCTGCAACCTCGTCCGGCCCGGTCCCGCCCCGGCTCCGGAACCCAGCACGCCCCCTCAGGCCCCCGGCAGCCACGCGGCGTCCGGCTTCAACTCGGTGACCACGGCCTTCACCAAAACCCAGCAGGCGGGCAAGCGGTCCGGGACCAACGTGCTTTTGCCAAAGAGTGCCAAAAAGTTACGCCTAGGCAACTCTCCTGTGACTGTTAGCGCAAGACCGCCGTCAGACCTCGCCATAGAGCCCTTACCGACCGACAGGGAATCGAAAGAGCCACAGACCCCTAACGGCTTGCACGTTGTAAAGAATGAACGGATTGCTCCACTGGACAATGCAGGAAGCAGCAAAGAATGTGTTATTTCTCAGGCTCTGGCTAAACTGGGAAGCTCTTGCTTTGATTTGCTGGTAGTGGTTAAAAGTCATGTCTTCGTCCTTCAAAGGATCTCTTCTGTCCCCATactacgagatgaagagaaggagTTGGTTTCCGATTTCTGCACAACACATAAG TCTTTGACCGAGGACTTCCTGTCAGCCATTTTGGCTCAGCTGAAGGCAGAGAGGACGACTTTGGGTGGGGATCACCTCCAGAGCCTCTGTCGAGTCTATACCGCACTGTGCCGCCAGAACAAAGATCGGCTCAAGGCCAACACCCTGGCCTATAGTCTCCTGAAGGAAG aCTTCCCGGACGCTGCCAAACACCTCCTGTTCATGGTGACCACCTGGCCGAGCTTGCTGACCCGTGAGAGCACCCTGTGCAGAGCCATCCACTCCGTCGCCCGCATACGGGCGCAGGGAGACATCCTCAGCTGTCTCAACGCCTACCTCCACTGGGACTCG AACCCTCCCTGTGACATACCTCAGCTGATTAACAGCACATTGATGGCCCTACGCACTGGAGAGAACATGCAGTTTCAGCCCCACAGTCGCCACGGTGACGACCTTTGCCCCACGTCGTGGGAGTACATCTTCACCCTTGACCTCCTGTGTGCGCATCAGAAGTGGAAGTGGACGCATGACAACATCATCCG CAATGACCTTTGGCCCATAATGAATGCGTGGGTGACCCAGCCACGGACACCGAAGGGTCCCATCCAGGACGTGACTGTGGCCGCGGTTCTCCGACTGATCG GGAGACTGGGGCAGCAGGGCATTAAGGAGAAGTACTCAGCTGCCGTCCGCAAGATGGCCTCCGTCATCAACATGCTCGGCAAGCAAGGACAGGCTGaag GGGTGCTGTGGGAAGTGCAGTTAGCGGCGGCCTATGCCATATACGACCTGTCACCTAGCAACCCCAAAGAGGCCTTGGCAGCGCTGGCAGAGTGGCGTGGGGAGGCGACGGGGCCTGTGCCCCCCGGAATCACCAGCTGCCTAACGCAGATCTCCTCACTCAGCAGGAAGGTCTcgtcctga
- the ice1 gene encoding little elongation complex subunit 1 isoform X1 — translation MMPGETQARTAGVAPDGTAGTCQNCAVLNETLHEYMTSFLALKQKIIETDKVLNEFKDKCDELQKTQRENADLHSHLDELLLNVAPFDSLHKEDVYMQEELQRTKGFLKQCQDGPADLRNRDPEAQTLKDRIIFQLKILQDSNLKQSAVVTSLQNENESLENKLQQTQEKLQKLEKEINKEKKSSGTQTERKELCSTVVQTETAERSSTAVQTNPTHTASVLVQTDPTEESMMDLRKIRELVTGLWQCMLPQSLSEMPPQLGSLTCHSPLVRPVSPAGVPVPKERLHMSPVPLSPANVPRTPVRTPARPAVRTPARPAAPCGKAPLPAEEVLDLFRWLPPLLSPIPSPVLQRSNVEEDLQLSDEEDEEELQTFKQEDVKEAAFLANGLKTNGQLRSPESPPEVKFHQTSLSDTHGQTTDRKSEAVCLRMSVNGKSRRTAAPVPASLGSPGEREGHGEEMASVDDVMESEVVRDVVIPSAEACGDGTADMEWDPTSVDGLEGVHTDPAVGSGTEPYHSSGFGVTNGVGLLETKEDNTELKDSPLRNGPATLKPVDDSEMIVCNVELHEEQISFIQPPLTDFASTPKPQVKDQIVRISKKCTGEALGSESLNGIQNARDLNQNEVQNTASSGVGQNGQCPNHHGPVNSRIRREQKQNSSSHTPDVGNTALRDECQNGQHQTSTDVRSNADLSKGTCGARRGKPSVDVCGDIESSEDYRTPQRKVRVAHSRRESQQPAESINGTSVEGGSKEKPSKDLTCGTDTQTPSSPVARGGVHVWCVDEDVDLATNKNTERSRVSRGDTTTNSIDAPPALQSQEDPQPEVEEQMQEHPQRTQENSNGHMQEEDARVPDVQSPDRPVITNGTATLKHSADGVVHTNGFGGSHCASEDEGSYTRVKGLLESLQPVSTASLISPRESVRNIRSMMGPPLRPLLPPLMSTPPKPGRLDPCGLAASPDGSEGAAAMPSANLALRNGPQKISFSPATTTATATPTTPSPCKSVHSSPLQFGSATPKHAVPVPCRHPAPLNPASPATPAQAQENSMQMLDSMYPELSAQARTLNILRGNVCNLVRPGPAPAPEPSTPPQAPGSHAASGFNSVTTAFTKTQQAGKRSGTNVLLPKSAKKLRLGNSPVTVSARPPSDLAIEPLPTDRESKEPQTPNGLHVVKNERIAPLDNAGSSKECVISQALAKLGSSCFDLLVVVKSHVFVLQRISSVPILRDEEKELVSDFCTTHKSLTEDFLSAILAQLKAERTTLGGDHLQSLCRVYTALCRQNKDRLKANTLAYSLLKEDFPDAAKHLLFMVTTWPSLLTRESTLCRAIHSVARIRAQGDILSCLNAYLHWDSNPPCDIPQLINSTLMALRTGENMQFQPHSRHGDDLCPTSWEYIFTLDLLCAHQKWKWTHDNIIRNDLWPIMNAWVTQPRTPKGPIQDVTVAAVLRLIGRLGQQGIKEKYSAAVRKMASVINMLGKQGQAEGVLWEVQLAAAYAIYDLSPSNPKEALAALAEWRGEATGPVPPGITSCLTQISSLSRKVSS, via the exons ATGATGCCCGGAGAGACTCAGGCGAGAACCGCAGGAGTTGCTCCAGACGGAACGGCTGGAACTTGTCAAAACTGCGCTGTGTTGAATGAG ACACTGCACGAATACATGACATCGTTTTTGGCACTAAAGCAGAAGATCATCGAAACAGA TAAAGTATTGAACGAGTTCAAAGACAAATGCGATG AGCTTCAGAAAACGCAGAG GGAAAATGCTGACCTCCACAGTCACCTAGATGAGTTGCTCCTGAACGTGGCtccttttgatagcctacacaAGGAAGATGTGTATATGCAAGAGGAACTGCAGAGGACAAAG GGTTTTCTGAAGCAATGCCAAGATGGACCAGCAGACCTGAGGAACAGGGACCCTGAGGCCCAGACTTT gaAGGACAGAATTATTTTTCAACTCAAAATTCTACAAG acTCAAATCTCAAGCAGAGTGCTGTTGTCACCTCGCtccaaaatgaaaatgaatcctTGGAGAATAAACTGCAGCAAACACAA GAAAAGCTGCAAAAACTggaaaaagaaataaacaaag AAAAGAAGAGCTCTGGAACACAAACCGAAAGGAAAG AGCTATGCAGCACAGTGGTGCAGACAGAGACCGCAGAGAGGAGCAGCACAGCCGTGCAGACAAACCCCACACACACGGCCAGTGTGCTGGTGCAGACCGACCCTACGGAGGAGAGCATGATGGATCTAC GCAAAATAAGGGAGCTGGTGACCGGCCTTTGGCAGTGTATGCTGCCCCAATCACTGTCCGAAATGCCTCCCCAGCTAG GATCCTTGACATGTCACTCTCCTTTGGTTCGACCAGTTAGTCCGGCTGGGGTTCCAGTGCCTAAGGAACGTCTTCACATGTCACCTGTACCTCTGTCTCCTGCCAATGTGCCAAGAACCCCTGTCCGAACTCCTGCCAGGCCAGCTGTCCGAACCCCTGCCAGGCCAGCTGCCCCCTGTGGGAAAGCCCCTTTGCCAGCGGAGGAGGTTTTGGACTTGTTCAGATGGCTGCCCCCTCTGCTCTCACCTATTCCCAGCCCTGTCCTTCAGAGG AGTAACGTGGAGGAAGACTTGCAGTTATCagacgaggaggacgaggaagagCTCCAGACATTCAAGCAGGAAGACGTGAAGGAGGCCGCATTCCTCGCGAACGGCCTCAAGACGAACGGTCAGCTCCGCTCTCCTGAGTCCCCGCCTGAGGTCAAGTTCCATCAGACCTCCCTCTCCGACACACACGGACAAACCACAGACCGGAAAAGCGAGGCTGTCTGTCTCCGCATGTCCGTTAACGGAAAGAGCAGAAGGACTGCGGCTCCTGTGCCGGCGAGCCTTGGGTCCCCTGGTGAGCGAGAAGGACATGGGGAAGAGATGGCGAGCGTTGATGATGTCATGGAGTCTGAGGTGGTCAGGGATGTGGTGATTCCTTCAGCGGAGGCGTGTGGTGATGGCACTGCTGATATGGAGTGGGACCCCACTTCAGTGGACGGCCTGGAAGGTGTTCACACTGACCCTGCTGTTGGGTCCGGCACAGAACCATATCACAGCTCTGGGTTTGGAGTTACAAATGGGGTCGGACTCTTGGAGACCAAAGAGGATAACACTGAACTCAAAGACAGTCCTCTGAGAAATGGCCCTGCTACTCTTAAGCCTGTAGACGACTCAGAGATGATTGTGTGCAATGTTGAGCTGCATGAGGAGCAAATATCATTTATACAACCTCCTTTGACGGACTTTGCCTCAACTCCGAAACCTCAAGTCAAAGATCAAATTGTGAGAATTAGTAAGAAATGCACTGGTGAGGCTCTGGGGTCAGAGTCATTGAATGGAATACAGAACGCCCGTGATCTGAACCAGAATGAGGTCCAGAACACTGCGTCCTCTGGAGTGGGACAGAATGGACAATGTCCGAATCATCATGGCCCAGTGAATTCTAGAATCAGAAGAGAACAGAAGCAGAATTCCTCCAGTCACACTCCTGATGTGGGGAATACAGCTTTGAGAGACGAGTGTCAGAATGGACAACATCAGACGTCTACTGATGTGAGAAGCAACGCAGACCTGTCTAAGGGCACGTGTGGAGCTCGCAGGGGGAAACCCtcggtggatgtgtgtggggaCATCGAATCCTCCGAGGATTACCGCACTCCGCAGCGCAAGGTCCGCGTAGCCCACTCCCGGCGGGAGAGCCAGCAGCCCGCTGAAAGCATTAACGGCACCTCGGTGGAGGGGGGGTCGAAAGAGAAACCCTCAAAGGATCTCACATGTGGTACAGATACTCAAACTCCAAGCAGTCCAGTGGCGCGGGGTGGTGTGCATGTCTGGTGTGTTGATGAAGACGTTGACCTTGCGACTAACAAAAACACCGAACGGTCACGTGTGAGCCGTGGAGATACAACAACAAATAGCATTGATGCTCCTCCAGCGCTGCAGAGTCAAGAAGACCCACAGCCTGAGGTGGAAGAGCAGATGCAGGAGCATCCACAGCGTACACAAGAGAACTCCAATGGACACATGCAAGAGGAGGACGCACGTGTGCCCGATGTTCAATCTCCAGACAGGCCGGTCATCACCAATGGCACAGCCACACTCAAGCATTCAGCTGATGGAGTAGTCCATACAAATGGCTTTGGAGGCTCACATTGTGCATCAGAGGACGAGGGCAGCTACACCAGGGTCAAAGGCCTGCTGGAATCTCTTCAGCCTGTCTCTACAGCGTCCTTAATCTCTCCTAGGGAGTCGGTCCGAAACATTCGCTCGATGATGGGCCCCCCTCTCCGCCCTCTGCTTCCTCCTCTGATGTCCACCCCTCCCAAGCCCGGTAGACTGGACCCGTGTGGACTCGCAGCGTCACCAGATGGCTCTGAGGGGGCTGCGGCGATGCCCTCCGCTAACTTGGCACTCCGGAACGGCCCGCAGAAGATCTCCTTCTcccccgccaccaccaccgctaCCGCCACCCCGACAACCCCGTCCCCCTGCAAAAGCGTCCACTCCTCCCCGCTGCAGTTCGGCTCGGCCACGCCCAAACACGCCGTGCCGGTCCCCTGCAGGCACCCGGCGCCGCTGAACCCCGCGTCTCCCGCCACGCCCGCCCAGGCCCAGGAGAACTCCATGCAGATGCTGGACTCCATGTACCCGGAGCTGTCGGCTCAGGCGCGGACGCTCAACATCCTGCGCGGGAACGTCTGCAACCTCGTCCGGCCCGGTCCCGCCCCGGCTCCGGAACCCAGCACGCCCCCTCAGGCCCCCGGCAGCCACGCGGCGTCCGGCTTCAACTCGGTGACCACGGCCTTCACCAAAACCCAGCAGGCGGGCAAGCGGTCCGGGACCAACGTGCTTTTGCCAAAGAGTGCCAAAAAGTTACGCCTAGGCAACTCTCCTGTGACTGTTAGCGCAAGACCGCCGTCAGACCTCGCCATAGAGCCCTTACCGACCGACAGGGAATCGAAAGAGCCACAGACCCCTAACGGCTTGCACGTTGTAAAGAATGAACGGATTGCTCCACTGGACAATGCAGGAAGCAGCAAAGAATGTGTTATTTCTCAGGCTCTGGCTAAACTGGGAAGCTCTTGCTTTGATTTGCTGGTAGTGGTTAAAAGTCATGTCTTCGTCCTTCAAAGGATCTCTTCTGTCCCCATactacgagatgaagagaaggagTTGGTTTCCGATTTCTGCACAACACATAAG TCTTTGACCGAGGACTTCCTGTCAGCCATTTTGGCTCAGCTGAAGGCAGAGAGGACGACTTTGGGTGGGGATCACCTCCAGAGCCTCTGTCGAGTCTATACCGCACTGTGCCGCCAGAACAAAGATCGGCTCAAGGCCAACACCCTGGCCTATAGTCTCCTGAAGGAAG aCTTCCCGGACGCTGCCAAACACCTCCTGTTCATGGTGACCACCTGGCCGAGCTTGCTGACCCGTGAGAGCACCCTGTGCAGAGCCATCCACTCCGTCGCCCGCATACGGGCGCAGGGAGACATCCTCAGCTGTCTCAACGCCTACCTCCACTGGGACTCG AACCCTCCCTGTGACATACCTCAGCTGATTAACAGCACATTGATGGCCCTACGCACTGGAGAGAACATGCAGTTTCAGCCCCACAGTCGCCACGGTGACGACCTTTGCCCCACGTCGTGGGAGTACATCTTCACCCTTGACCTCCTGTGTGCGCATCAGAAGTGGAAGTGGACGCATGACAACATCATCCG CAATGACCTTTGGCCCATAATGAATGCGTGGGTGACCCAGCCACGGACACCGAAGGGTCCCATCCAGGACGTGACTGTGGCCGCGGTTCTCCGACTGATCG GGAGACTGGGGCAGCAGGGCATTAAGGAGAAGTACTCAGCTGCCGTCCGCAAGATGGCCTCCGTCATCAACATGCTCGGCAAGCAAGGACAGGCTGaag GGGTGCTGTGGGAAGTGCAGTTAGCGGCGGCCTATGCCATATACGACCTGTCACCTAGCAACCCCAAAGAGGCCTTGGCAGCGCTGGCAGAGTGGCGTGGGGAGGCGACGGGGCCTGTGCCCCCCGGAATCACCAGCTGCCTAACGCAGATCTCCTCACTCAGCAGGAAGGTCTcgtcctga
- the pycr3 gene encoding pyrroline-5-carboxylate reductase 3 produces the protein MASDFSQLKVGFIGAGNMAYGIVKGILKSGYIIPANVTVSAPSANNFARFQEMGVHLVHSNVDTVSGTQLVFLAVKPHLIRTVVTEVLPHLTERHTIVSVAAGVTLETLEQLLPAEVGTVRLMPNLPCVLQEGALLFARGSTATPETGTLLKCLLSACGAVEEGPESWIDIHTGLSGSGVAFVYLFAEAMAEGAVKMGMPSVLAQRIAAQTILGAGHMLRDSGKPAAVLRGDVCTPGGTTIYGLHALEKGGVRSAAMSAVEAATERARELGQK, from the coding sequence ATGGCGTCAGACTTTTCTCAGCTCAAAGTTGGTTTCATTGGTGCAGGGAACATGGCCTATGGCATAGTTAAGGGAATCCTCAAATCAGGTTACATCATCCCTGCAAATGTTACAGTTAGTGCGCCGTCAGCCAACAACTTCGCTAGATTCCAGGAGATGGGTGTGCATCTTGTGCACTCAAATGTGGACACCGTGTCTGGGACACAGTTGGTCTTTCTAGCAGTGAAGCCCCATCTCATCCGTACAGTTGTCACTGAAGTCTTACCCCATTTAACAGAGCGACACACCATCGTTTCAGTTGCTGCTGGTGTCACACTGGAGACGCTAGAGCAACTCTTGCCGGCTGAAGTCGGAACTGTGCGCCTGATGCCGAACCTACCCTGCGTGCTCCAGGAGGGGGCGCTGCTGTTCGCCAGGGGATCGACCGCCACACCGGAGACGGGCACCCTGCTGAAGTGCTTGCTCTCTGCCTGTGGGGCCGTGGAGGAGGGACCAGAGAGTTGGATCGACATTCACACGGGTCTAAGTGGCAGCGGGGTGGCATTTGTGTACCTGTTCGCTGAGGCGATGGCCGAGGGGGCTGTGAAGATGGGCATGCCCAGTGTGCTCGCCCAACGCATCGCTGCACAGACCATCCTGGGCGCAGGGCATATGCTGAGGGATTCTGGGAAGCCAGCGGCAGTGTTGCGGGGAGATGTGTGCACACCAGGTGGCACCACTATCTATGGCCTCCACGCCCTGGAGAAGGGGGGCGTGAGATCAGCTGCTATGTCCGCTGTGGAAGCCGCCACTGAGAGGGCACGAGAACTTGGGCAAAAATAA